A window of Nitratireductor kimnyeongensis genomic DNA:
CCGGCGTGGTCAATCTCTCGACACTTGGCGGCATTCCGCAGGGCATCGAACACGGCATTCATGTCGAAGGCGGGTCGCGCAAAACCGGCTTTGGCAACTACACGCTGACGGGCGGTTTCGACCGCGGCGAGTTTGGCCTTTCTCTATCTGGCTTCACCACCGATGGCTTTTCAATGGCATCATCCGGTGTTGAAGATGATGGGTACACCAATCTGACCGGGACATTCAGCGGCCGATACGAGATCAGCGACGATCTAGCCGTTTTCGCCAGCGGGCTTTTGTTGAATGGTTCAACGGAGACGGATGATGGGTATCCCATCGCTGACAGCCCGGCGAATAGCACGTTTCGACAGGCTGCCGGGCGGGTTGGTGCCGAATTCTCTCTGTTTGACGGTCAATTGAACAACACGGTTTCGGCGCAGATATCCGATACTGCCCGCGAAAGCACCAGCGGCTTCGGTTCCACCTCAACCTTTGACGGATTGCGCTACAAGCTGGATTATCTCGGTTCTCTGGAAATCTCTCCCGAATTGACGCTGAACTTCGGCGCTGATTGGGAGCGTCAGACCGCCCTTACCGCAAGTGTCGATAAAAGCGTTTCGATGGGTGGCGGCTGGATCGACGCGATCTACAGCCCGTTTGACGCGCTGACTTTGACAGCGGGCCTCCGACACGACGAACACAGCACCTTCGGCGGACACACATCCTGGCGCACCACCGGGTCCTATGAATTTGCCAGCACCGGAACACGTTTCCACTCGTCGGTCGGAACGGGCTATCGCGCGCCGAGCCTCTATGAGCTCTACGCACCGTTCTATGGCAATATCGACCTGAAGCCTGAATCCAGCATCGGCTTTGACATTGGTGTCGAACAGCGTTTTCTGGATGACAGGCTCGTCGCCGACCTCACCTTCTTCATGATCGATGTCGATAACTTTATTGGCTACGATCCCGTTACCTTCCAGAACATCCAGACGGACGGCGTGGTGAAAACGCGCGGCGTTGAGGCGTCTTTTGCCATTGCGGCGACCGACTGGCTCGACCTGCATGGCGCTTACACCTACACGAAAGCAACACAGACTGACGGACTGCGGGAAGTCCGAATCCCGAAGCACGACATCGCCCTCGGCGCCACGATCCGTCCGGCCGAACGCTGGGAAATCGGAGCGACAGCGAAAATCGCTCTCGATACGGTGGACGGTTATGTCGACGGCCCGCGCTCGGAGCTTAATGATTACGTTCTTCTGAACGCGAAAATCGCCTACAAACCGAACAAAAACACGGAGCTCTATCTGCGAGGCGAAAACCTGCTCGATCAGAACTACGAAGTCGTTCAGGGTTACGGCACACCCGGCTTCGGCGTCTTCGCCGGATTCCGTGCAAAGTTCGCTCCCTGATGCTGAAGCGCCGGAAACGTCTCCCCCGCCTTTCCGGCCTCGTACTTTTGGTCGGCGCACTGCTTGTCGTGCCGGTCTCCGCCTCGCCAAAACGTGTCATGTCGCTCAATCTGTGCACTGACCAGCTTGCCATGACATTGGCAGAACCGGATCAGCTTGTTTCTGTCTCCTTCCTTGCGCGCGAGCCGAGCCTTTCCATGCTGCATGAGAAAGCGCAAAGATACCCGGTCAATCACGGGCTTGCAGAAGAAGTGTTTCTGGAAAATCCCGACCTGATCGTCACCGGCACTTACTCATTGCACAACACCACCGCGATGCTGAAACGTCTCGGCTTTCATGTCGAGGAATTTTCCTTCGCGCAAACACTTGAAACCATTCCCGGTGAAGTCCGGCGCATGGGAGCACTCATCGGGCAAGAAAAAAGAGCTGAAACCATAGCAGACGATTTTACCCGCGAGCTCGAAGCGATTGCCGCCGGCCAATGCGGCAAAGCCCCGACCATGATCGCCTATGACCAGAACGGCATCGCCTCTGGACGCGGTACGCTGGCCGATTCCGTTATCCGGGCTGCCGGCTTTGCCAATCTTGCCGCGGAGATGGATATCGTCGGCGTTGCCCCCTTCCCACTGGAGCAGGTAATCACCGCCCAACCTGATGTCATAAACGTCAACGTGGGACACACGGCACCGACGCTCGGCGAATATGTGCCACGCCATCCCGCAATTGCGGCTCTCCCGGATACGCGCATCGGCGCATTCGTACCGGAGGGTTCGCTATCCTGCGGCACACCCTCGGTTATAGAAGCCGTCAGGGCACTGGTAGCACTTCGTGCCGAGATCGCCCCCTGCCCCGGGAGCGCCACACAATGAAGCTTTCAATTTCACTGACGACCCTTGCTCTCGCTCTCTTCGCCTTGTCGCTGTTGGTCGGCCCCGCTGAGCTGTCCATTGGAGACAGCATTGCCGGCCTTTTTGCCGGCGGTGGAGAGGCAACGGGCATCATAATGCGCGAAATCCGCCTGCCACGCGCCCTGCTCGGTCTCGCCATCGGCATGTCACTGGGGCTATCCGGCGCGGTCTTGCAAGGGTTTCTGCGCAATCCGCTGGCGGAACCCGGCGTGATCGGCGTGTCCTCTATGGCAGCGCTAGGAGCGGTGCTGGTGTTTTACTCGGGCCTCGCCGGAAGCTCGCTCTACGCCCTGCCCGCCGGCGCGCTGTTCGGCGCACTCCTCGCAGTTCTCATCCTGCTTGCGATCGCCGCGCGCCAAGGGTCGACGCTGACTCTCATTCTGGCAGGCGTTGCGCTTTCGAGCCTCGCGGGAGCGCTGACCTCGCTTGTTCTCAACCTGTCGCCCAACCCCTTTGCCTCCTACGAGATGATCTTCTGGCTTCTTGGGTCTCTCAAGGACCGTTCCATGGAGTTTGTTGTCATCGCCTTGCCGCTGATGGCTGTGGGCTGGTTCCTGATCGCGCTGTCAGCCCGCGCCATCGATGCGCTCTCACTGGGCGAGGAAGCGGCCTCCAGCCTCGGCATTGACATGGCGCGCGCACGCTTCATGATCGTCACCGGTGTCGCGCTCTCCGTCGGTGCGGCCACGGCGGTGAGCGGCACGATCGGCTTCATCGGCCTGGTCGTTCCGCACCTGATCCGACCGCTCACCAATCGAATGCCAAGCAGCCTTCTTTTACCCGCTGGTCTGGGTGGCGCCTCACTTCTTCTCGCCGCGGACATCGCCGCGCGGATCATCTTGCCTGCCGGCGAGCTGAATGTCGGTGTTCTGACAGCGTTGATCGGCGCGCCCTTTTTCCTTTGGCTCGTCGTTCGCGCCCGCCGGGAGATGCTGTGATGGACATTCACGTAAAAGATTTGAACGTGGCGCTCAGAAACAGACAGGTCCTCGATGCCATCAGTTTTGACATTGAACCTGGGCAGGTGATCGGTCTACTCGGACCGAATGGCGCCGGTAAATCCACGCTCATGCGCGCTCTCAACCGGCACATCGCGGCCGTCGGCACCATGCGTCTTGGCGAACACGATCTTGCAACCATCGGCCCTGCGGCGCGCGCCCGACTCATCGCCTACCTGCCGCAGCAGAGAACCATCGGCTGGCGTCTTCCCGTGCGCGATCTCGTGGCACTCGGACG
This region includes:
- a CDS encoding TonB-dependent receptor plug domain-containing protein: MLSNRHRNSILAGTAGLLLGFSALTTQAEDFELDTLVITPSRTPTEAAKVGSTVEIIERKEIEEQSLPLVQDYLNQLPGLNLSPNGGPGNTTTLIMRGLRGQYVKTLFEGIEISEVTGPTVQSAYGHILSGSIGRIEVLKGPQSTLYGSDAMAGVVNLSTLGGIPQGIEHGIHVEGGSRKTGFGNYTLTGGFDRGEFGLSLSGFTTDGFSMASSGVEDDGYTNLTGTFSGRYEISDDLAVFASGLLLNGSTETDDGYPIADSPANSTFRQAAGRVGAEFSLFDGQLNNTVSAQISDTARESTSGFGSTSTFDGLRYKLDYLGSLEISPELTLNFGADWERQTALTASVDKSVSMGGGWIDAIYSPFDALTLTAGLRHDEHSTFGGHTSWRTTGSYEFASTGTRFHSSVGTGYRAPSLYELYAPFYGNIDLKPESSIGFDIGVEQRFLDDRLVADLTFFMIDVDNFIGYDPVTFQNIQTDGVVKTRGVEASFAIAATDWLDLHGAYTYTKATQTDGLREVRIPKHDIALGATIRPAERWEIGATAKIALDTVDGYVDGPRSELNDYVLLNAKIAYKPNKNTELYLRGENLLDQNYEVVQGYGTPGFGVFAGFRAKFAP
- a CDS encoding ABC transporter substrate-binding protein — its product is MLKRRKRLPRLSGLVLLVGALLVVPVSASPKRVMSLNLCTDQLAMTLAEPDQLVSVSFLAREPSLSMLHEKAQRYPVNHGLAEEVFLENPDLIVTGTYSLHNTTAMLKRLGFHVEEFSFAQTLETIPGEVRRMGALIGQEKRAETIADDFTRELEAIAAGQCGKAPTMIAYDQNGIASGRGTLADSVIRAAGFANLAAEMDIVGVAPFPLEQVITAQPDVINVNVGHTAPTLGEYVPRHPAIAALPDTRIGAFVPEGSLSCGTPSVIEAVRALVALRAEIAPCPGSATQ
- a CDS encoding FecCD family ABC transporter permease; translation: MKLSISLTTLALALFALSLLVGPAELSIGDSIAGLFAGGGEATGIIMREIRLPRALLGLAIGMSLGLSGAVLQGFLRNPLAEPGVIGVSSMAALGAVLVFYSGLAGSSLYALPAGALFGALLAVLILLAIAARQGSTLTLILAGVALSSLAGALTSLVLNLSPNPFASYEMIFWLLGSLKDRSMEFVVIALPLMAVGWFLIALSARAIDALSLGEEAASSLGIDMARARFMIVTGVALSVGAATAVSGTIGFIGLVVPHLIRPLTNRMPSSLLLPAGLGGASLLLAADIAARIILPAGELNVGVLTALIGAPFFLWLVVRARREML